In one Candidatus Absconditicoccus praedator genomic region, the following are encoded:
- a CDS encoding DUF1566 domain-containing protein, with protein sequence MILVVIVIFRQDGYTQNNLVAENGQDQDSYPEGEEDEKQTMPECEYPVQVGDECGGGTVFYVGSQFGGEGTNALIAYEEDEDERLMWGFHGENIQGADNTTYGYENTKILSEKGSPIATLCWDKTSYGYDDWYLPASRELFEIRRNSNEVGSDVLDGFVPFRYWSSTHADPENAMSVYFEFNQIARFNKRAEARARCIRSVSLD encoded by the coding sequence TTGATATTAGTTGTTATCGTAATCTTTAGACAAGATTGATATACTCAAAATAATCTTGTAGCAGAAAATTGACAAGATCAGGACTCATATCCTGAGTGAGAAGAAGATGAAAAACAAACAATGCCAGAGTGTGAATATCCAGTACAGGTAGGAGATGAGTGTGGTTGATGAACAGTTTTTTATGTGTGAAGTCAGTTTTGATGAGAAGGTACAAATGCTTTAATTGCATATGAAGAAGATGAAGATGAAAGACTTATGTGGTGATTCCATGGAGAAAATATCCAGTGAGCAGATAATACAACATATTGATATGAAAACACAAAAATACTTTCAGAAAAATGATCTCCTATTGCAACTTTATGTTGGGATAAAACATCATACTGATATGATGACTGGTATCTTCCAGCTTCAAGGGAGCTTTTTGAAATTAGAAGAAATAGTAATGAAGTATGATCAGATGTGTTGGATTGATTTGTACCTTTTAGGTATTGGTCAAGTACTCATGCAGATCCAGAAAATGCAATGTCTGTTTATTTTGAATTCAATCAGATAGCAAGATTCAATAAAAGAGCAGAGGCTCGTGCAAGATGTATAAGAAGTGTTAGTCTTGATTAA
- a CDS encoding helicase-related protein: protein MGNNLKDYLQTENYQNLGKKPPFIDHLFEKINEHKEKEGRVLILTLTKRSAEEVNNFFLSKGYKSYYLHSEIDSVDRWDIINKLKSGEIDILVGVNLLREGIDLPEVSFIAILDADKEGFLRSTTSLIQIIGRAARNPDSEVVLYGDQFTESMGKALYETYRRRQIQQEYNDQHGITPQKAISNVKDLNVVKTDENLKTDQLVKKGKVKKLKKMTKKEKQMIAQDLKSQLDDAIKNWDFEKAASLRDQLKEIEGD from the coding sequence ATGTGAAACAATTTGAAAGATTATCTTCAAACAGAGAATTATCAAAACCTTTGAAAGAAGCCTCCTTTTATAGATCATCTATTTGAGAAAATCAATGAACACAAAGAAAAGGAATGAAGAGTTTTGATTTTGACACTTACTAAAAGATCAGCAGAAGAGGTTAACAACTTTTTCTTATCAAAATGATACAAATCTTATTACTTGCATAGCGAGATAGATAGTGTAGACCGTTGGGATATCATCAACAAACTAAAATCTTGAGAAATAGATATTCTTGTGGGGGTAAACCTTTTGAGAGAATGAATTGATTTGCCGGAAGTTAGTTTTATAGCTATACTTGATGCTGACAAAGAGGGATTCCTAAGGTCTACTACATCTTTGATTCAAATAATATGAAGAGCAGCAAGAAATCCAGATAGTGAAGTGGTTTTGTATGGAGATCAGTTTACAGAGTCTATGTGAAAAGCTTTGTATGAAACATATCGTAGAAGACAAATTCAGCAAGAATACAATGATCAACATTGAATAACTCCACAAAAGGCTATTTCCAATGTGAAGGATTTGAATGTGGTGAAAACAGATGAAAATCTTAAAACAGATCAGCTGGTAAAAAAATGAAAAGTAAAAAAGCTAAAAAAGATGACAAAAAAAGAAAAACAAATGATAGCTCAGGATTTGAAAAGCCAACTTGATGATGCTATCAAAAACTGGGATTTTGAAAAGGCAGCTTCTCTAAGAGATCAACTAAAAGAAATAGAGTGAGATTAG
- a CDS encoding DUF502 domain-containing protein translates to MRSIIGYLFKGIFVLLPLFLIFSVLSVVFSPFFGENIDFLHSLLMIFGVVVFLILLGYGISKGVGFYFKRKKNKLFSSFPMFVYVIKFFEKLFLIVNFSNQIFERPVLIQREQGKEYKFGFVTQSDLEEFGMRGFSSVYLPDPFSFFGEMVVVKHNDIYPIKKDSNKVSTFVLSGGLIKDIEN, encoded by the coding sequence ATGAGAAGTATTATTTGATACTTATTTAAGTGAATATTTGTATTGTTGCCATTGTTTTTAATTTTTTCTGTTTTGAGTGTTGTTTTTTCACCTTTTTTTGGAGAAAATATTGATTTTTTGCATTCTTTGTTGATGATTTTTTGAGTAGTTGTTTTTTTGATATTGTTGTGATATGGGATAAGTAAATGAGTAGGGTTTTATTTCAAAAGAAAAAAGAACAAGCTTTTTTCAAGTTTTCCTATGTTTGTATATGTGATAAAGTTTTTTGAAAAACTATTTCTGATTGTGAATTTTTCCAACCAAATTTTTGAAAGACCTGTGCTTATACAAAGAGAGCAATGAAAAGAATATAAGTTTGGTTTTGTTACTCAGTCAGACTTAGAGGAGTTTTGAATGAGATGATTTTCAAGTGTATATTTGCCTGATCCATTTTCCTTTTTTGGTGAGATGGTTGTGGTAAAACATAATGATATTTATCCGATAAAAAAAGATAGCAACAAAGTTTCTACATTTGTGCTGTCTTGATGACTAATCAAAGATATTGAAAACTAA
- a CDS encoding DUF2157 domain-containing protein, which produces MNKQSLMSELSAKIKEGEVSKKELLDLYNKNSKSRINFSEIFGYLGGFILFLGISFLVGLYWNILNDYMKVLVTLGSGIVLFVSANLLLKGIQKKYVGLSLHLPPVFLIPMGIILFVEYFLDTSLLSEKLFFAILFGLLAFAYLINNYFVKSNLFVSLILIFGSLSYALGVSFLVDFFPVSNIGAYFLMFLGVFYVVISYLLKHYSVVSIIFNWSGALIFLYAFFMMLEQGVFWEFLFPFILGLYFYLSVRYSIKSFMFSGILFLIFYIFYLNFQYFSDILTWPMLLIVMGVGTISVSYYLSNKY; this is translated from the coding sequence ATGAACAAACAAAGCTTGATGTCAGAGCTTTCTGCAAAGATAAAAGAATGAGAAGTCTCAAAAAAAGAACTTTTGGATTTATACAATAAAAATTCAAAATCAAGAATTAATTTTTCAGAAATATTTGGATATCTTGGTGGGTTTATTTTGTTTTTATGAATATCTTTTTTGGTAGGTTTGTACTGGAATATTTTGAATGATTATATGAAAGTTCTTGTAACTTTATGATCTTGAATAGTTTTATTTGTATCTGCCAATTTATTGTTAAAATGAATTCAGAAAAAATATGTTTGACTTTCTTTGCACCTGCCACCTGTATTCCTTATTCCAATGTGAATAATTCTTTTTGTAGAGTATTTTTTGGATACATCTTTGTTGTCGGAAAAATTGTTTTTTGCAATCTTATTTGGTTTGTTGGCTTTTGCTTATTTGATAAATAATTATTTTGTAAAAAGTAATCTTTTTGTCTCATTGATATTGATATTTTGAAGTCTAAGTTATGCTTTGTGAGTATCCTTTCTTGTAGATTTTTTCCCAGTTTCAAATATATGAGCATATTTTCTTATGTTTTTAGGAGTTTTTTATGTTGTTATTTCTTACTTGCTAAAACATTATAGTGTTGTATCTATAATATTCAATTGGAGTTGAGCTTTGATTTTTTTGTATGCATTTTTTATGATGTTGGAGCAGGGTGTGTTTTGGGAGTTTTTGTTTCCTTTTATTCTTGGTTTGTACTTTTATCTTAGTGTAAGGTATTCTATCAAGTCATTTATGTTTTCTTGAATATTGTTTTTGATTTTCTATATTTTTTATTTAAATTTTCAGTATTTTTCTGATATATTGACTTGGCCTATGCTACTCATTGTCATGGGAGTGGGTACGATATCTGTATCATATTATTTATCAAATAAATATTAA
- a CDS encoding vWA domain-containing protein: MEIFDYIQIDWSGIYIFFLLLLVCVIFYYLSFYYKPSFVVPLKYLIKNRYILEKTLAGSIIFLVLLLPFSISIKLGEERISEKIGNIQFLFQVSLSMTTTDVEPSRFTAAKDAVYDFVGELEGYNIGFVIFSSIPVNWMPFSPEIEAIQSKLEDFNLAEFPPTREFVGTAMGDAIYYGVDNILRNYGEKQHPGDIVVVTDGDTNQGSDPLQAAEYAARNGISVYSITLGREDTTVGTDSFGSPVVATFDHNLLENMAEVSGGKAYHITSEEDLSQAVDTITNEISLNQQYEYKPNWIDLNRIIYVLLSFLLTLQIFIKLYIVKMNK, translated from the coding sequence ATGGAGATATTTGATTATATACAGATAGACTGGTCATGAATTTATATATTTTTTTTGCTGTTGTTGGTTTGTGTTATCTTTTATTATCTGAGTTTTTATTATAAGCCGTCATTTGTTGTTCCTTTGAAATATTTGATAAAAAATAGATATATATTAGAAAAAACCTTGGCTTGAAGTATAATTTTCTTAGTTTTGTTGTTGCCATTTAGTATTAGTATAAAACTGTGAGAGGAAAGGATATCAGAAAAAATTGGTAATATACAGTTTTTATTTCAGGTAAGTTTGTCTATGACAACTACAGATGTGGAGCCTTCTAGATTTACGGCAGCCAAGGATGCAGTATATGATTTCGTATGAGAACTGGAGGGGTATAATATAGGATTTGTAATATTTTCTAGTATTCCAGTAAATTGGATGCCTTTTTCACCAGAAATCGAAGCTATCCAATCAAAGTTGGAGGATTTTAATCTTGCCGAATTCCCTCCTACAAGAGAATTTGTATGAACTGCAATGTGAGATGCTATTTATTATTGAGTAGATAATATTTTAAGAAACTACTGAGAAAAACAACATCCAGGTGATATTGTGGTAGTGACTGATTGAGATACTAATCAAGGGTCGGATCCTCTGCAAGCTGCAGAATATGCAGCAAGAAATTGAATAAGTGTGTATAGTATAACTTTGGGTAGAGAAGATACTACAGTAGGTACTGATTCTTTTGGTAGTCCAGTAGTAGCAACATTTGATCATAATCTTTTGGAGAATATGGCAGAGGTTTCTTGATGAAAAGCATATCATATTACTTCTGAAGAAGATTTATCACAAGCTGTAGATACTATTACTAATGAGATTAGTTTGAATCAACAGTATGAATATAAACCAAATTGGATAGACTTAAATAGAATTATATATGTGTTGTTATCTTTCCTTTTAACGCTACAAATTTTTATAAAATTGTATATAGTTAAAATGAACAAATAA
- a CDS encoding glycosyltransferase family 4 protein, producing MKKILFLNYEFPPLGGGAANANYYLFKELAKYKDIQITLITSSTGKYKEEDFSDNIKIYYLDIGKNNESAHFQTNKDLLKYSMKSYFFAKKILKNENYHKIFAFFGIPCGYIAEKLSKKFDIPYIVSLRGSDVPFYNPRFEKLDKYIFQKLSKKIWKNAEKTITLSKDLTNLAKKTSSQQEFTILYNGVDCNFYKPDNNTKNLENTTNILFVGRLIQRKGLDYLLEAFKNLSSKYDKLKLYIAGDGPKKEEYNEYIKINNLSENVVFLGNLPKDTLLQIYQKSHIFVLPSLNEALGNVTQEALACGIPIITTKTGAAEFIKDGENGYVIDKKKSKQIEEKLDILIKDKNLTNKMGENSRKVAIQYDRDNVAEKIYNLL from the coding sequence ATGAAAAAAATATTGTTTCTAAACTATGAATTTCCGCCTTTATGATGAGGTGCAGCTAATGCAAACTATTATCTTTTTAAAGAACTTGCTAAATACAAAGACATACAAATAACTTTAATCACTTCTTCTACCTGAAAGTACAAAGAAGAAGATTTTTCAGATAATATTAAAATATATTATTTAGATATTGGTAAAAATAATGAATCTGCTCATTTCCAAACTAACAAAGATTTGCTTAAATATTCTATGAAATCATACTTTTTTGCCAAAAAAATTTTAAAAAATGAAAACTATCACAAAATTTTCGCATTCTTTGGTATACCTTGTTGATATATAGCAGAAAAATTATCCAAAAAATTTGATATTCCTTATATAGTTTCTTTGAGAGGTTCAGATGTACCTTTTTACAATCCAAGATTTGAGAAATTAGACAAATATATATTCCAGAAACTAAGCAAAAAAATATGGAAAAATGCTGAAAAAACCATAACTTTGAGCAAGGATCTTACAAATTTAGCAAAAAAAACTTCTAGCCAACAAGAATTTACAATTTTATACAATTGAGTAGACTGTAATTTTTACAAACCAGATAACAATACAAAAAATTTAGAAAACACTACAAATATACTATTTGTATGAAGGCTAATTCAAAGAAAATGATTAGATTATCTTTTGGAAGCTTTCAAAAATCTATCTTCTAAGTATGATAAGCTAAAACTATATATTGCTTGAGATGGACCCAAAAAAGAAGAATATAATGAATATATAAAAATTAATAATCTCTCTGAAAATGTAGTGTTTTTATGAAATTTGCCAAAAGATACATTATTACAAATATATCAAAAATCACATATTTTTGTGTTGCCATCCTTAAATGAAGCATTGTGAAATGTAACTCAAGAAGCTCTTGCTTGTTGAATCCCTATCATCACTACCAAAACTTGAGCAGCTGAATTTATAAAAGATTGAGAAAACTGATATGTAATAGATAAAAAAAAATCAAAGCAAATAGAAGAAAAACTTGATATACTTATAAAAGATAAGAATTTGACTAATAAAATGTGAGAAAATAGTAGAAAAGTAGCAATTCAATATGATCGAGATAATGTTGCTGAAAAAATTTATAATTTATTATAA
- a CDS encoding lysylphosphatidylglycerol synthase transmembrane domain-containing protein produces MKQKLIDFFKNYNTPIKIIITFLLFYIIFKYFIEFDKLLEVIKDINFFYILIATLLWPLGQLLSAWKRNDIMKEYGINLPFWKVFQLYRVGGFFSNFLPTTFGGDGYKFIYLNNIQKNKKSEIFSSMILERGLGFLGLIFFVVLFSAFFVHDIYQENFILFLMLIGLIFSVIGVFAFIFLNKNEINTNIENKIIQKFVKLINTIITFENKKVLFKGFLISLVFTLLSVVLTYLFFLAVGYDISFLLICFLYPIINMAGIIPISINSLGVKEGLGIYLYGLFSVPAEVALVQAFVGRIMQIIYTSVGGIIYIFMDKKSKS; encoded by the coding sequence ATGAAGCAAAAATTAATAGATTTCTTCAAAAATTACAACACACCAATAAAAATAATAATAACTTTTTTACTTTTTTATATTATATTTAAGTATTTTATAGAATTTGACAAACTACTGGAAGTGATAAAAGATATAAACTTTTTTTATATACTGATAGCTACATTGCTTTGGCCATTATGACAACTTCTTAGTGCTTGGAAGCGAAATGATATTATGAAAGAATACTGAATAAATTTACCATTTTGGAAAGTTTTCCAATTATATCGAGTATGATGATTTTTTAGTAATTTTTTACCTACAACTTTTGGTTGAGATTGATATAAGTTTATTTATCTAAATAATATCCAAAAAAACAAAAAATCAGAAATCTTTTCATCAATGATATTAGAAAGAGGACTTTGATTTTTGTGACTTATCTTCTTTGTTGTTTTATTTTCAGCATTTTTTGTACATGATATTTACCAAGAAAATTTCATTTTATTTTTGATGTTGATATGACTAATATTTTCTGTAATTGGAGTATTTGCATTTATATTTTTGAATAAAAATGAGATAAATACAAATATAGAAAATAAAATTATTCAAAAATTTGTAAAACTTATAAATACAATTATTACATTTGAAAACAAAAAAGTATTGTTTAAATGATTTTTGATATCTTTGGTGTTTACTTTACTATCAGTAGTACTTACATATTTGTTCTTTTTGGCAGTATGATATGACATATCTTTTCTTTTGATATGTTTCTTGTATCCTATAATAAATATGGCAGGAATCATTCCTATATCTATTAACTCTTTGTGAGTAAAAGAATGACTTTGAATATATCTTTATTGACTTTTTTCTGTGCCTGCTGAAGTTGCCTTGGTACAAGCTTTTGTAGGTAGAATTATGCAAATAATATATACATCTGTTTGATGAATAATATATATTTTCATGGACAAGAAATCTAAATCTTAA
- a CDS encoding VTT domain-containing protein, translating into MKKFKKKVLYLISFLIFISILTTTYFIGPKNIVTFVGLENIYILTFFLAIIGGVFFLTASSFYASFVTFILGGADLLTLSLISAFGLTIGDSVFYYIGKKSRLIGNESIYKDKIKKFTKWLNNYSYKKVFLFIFFYWGFSPFPKDIVSLGFGISNYGLKKIIIAIFCGNIMFTLLIGNLAIFGLME; encoded by the coding sequence ATGAAAAAATTTAAAAAAAAGGTTTTGTACCTTATAAGTTTTCTGATATTTATATCAATACTAACAACAACATATTTCATTTGACCCAAAAATATTGTAACCTTTGTATGACTTGAAAATATATATATACTTACCTTTTTTCTTGCAATAATATGAGGAGTATTTTTTCTTACAGCAAGTAGTTTTTATGCAAGTTTTGTAACATTTATTCTTGGATGAGCAGACTTACTTACCTTATCATTAATTAGTGCTTTTTGACTTACTATATGAGATAGTGTTTTTTATTATATTGGCAAAAAAAGCAGACTAATATGAAATGAATCAATATACAAGGACAAAATTAAAAAATTCACAAAATGGTTAAATAATTACTCTTACAAAAAAGTTTTTTTATTCATATTTTTTTATTGGGGTTTTTCACCTTTTCCAAAAGATATAGTATCTTTGTGATTTTGAATAAGTAATTACTGATTAAAAAAAATAATAATTGCTATATTTTGCGGAAATATAATGTTTACATTGTTGATATGAAATTTAGCCATATTCTGACTTATGGAATAA
- a CDS encoding glycosyltransferase family 2 protein, which yields MNKKISIVITFFNESGNINSLFEELQKVLDKDFSDWEHELVMVDDGSVDNTWNELVEIKQKNNKIKLIRLNRNYGQSIAMDAGFKNIDGDIVVTMDGDLQNDHKDIKRLYDKLEKDSLDLVAGNRKQRKDPLSVRIITFVAKFLRKLLIKDGVEDSGCTLRIYRKKVTDNLNLRAEIHRYIVAISKINGFKVGEICVNHRVRENGVSKYNWKKSIKGFIDLFYIWFIGKYESRPLHFFGTVGIVNFIVGVIFFFVAFYQKIIMDVSLNRSGWLFLGIFLVQVGIIIFIFGIMIDIMIRNYYNNSYEKRYIIKDIL from the coding sequence ATGAATAAAAAAATTTCTATTGTAATAACTTTTTTTAATGAGTCTGGAAATATAAACTCACTTTTTGAAGAACTTCAGAAAGTTTTGGATAAAGATTTTTCTGATTGGGAGCATGAGTTGGTTATGGTAGATGATTGAAGTGTAGACAATACCTGGAATGAGTTAGTTGAAATAAAACAAAAAAACAATAAAATTAAATTAATAAGATTAAATAGGAATTACTGACAAAGTATTGCTATGGATGCATGATTTAAAAATATTGATTGAGACATAGTGGTGACTATGGATTGAGACTTACAAAATGATCACAAAGATATAAAAAGACTTTATGATAAGCTAGAAAAAGATTCTTTGGATTTGGTTGCATGAAATAGAAAACAAAGAAAAGACCCCTTGTCTGTAAGAATTATAACCTTTGTTGCAAAGTTTTTAAGAAAATTATTGATAAAAGATGGTGTAGAAGATAGTGGTTGCACCCTTAGAATTTATAGAAAAAAGGTTACTGACAACTTAAATTTGCGGGCTGAAATTCATAGATATATAGTTGCTATTTCCAAGATAAATGGCTTCAAAGTTTGAGAAATTTGTGTAAATCATAGAGTAAGGGAAAATTGAGTTAGTAAGTACAACTGGAAAAAATCTATTAAATGATTTATTGATCTTTTCTATATATGGTTTATTTGAAAATATGAGTCTAGACCTCTGCATTTTTTTTGAACTGTATGAATTGTAAACTTTATAGTATGAGTCATTTTTTTCTTTGTTGCTTTTTATCAAAAAATCATAATGGATGTGTCATTGAATAGGAGTTGATGGCTTTTTCTGTGAATTTTTCTGGTCCAGGTGTGAATAATTATTTTTATTTTCTGAATAATGATAGATATTATGATTAGAAATTATTATAATAACTCATATGAAAAAAGATATATCATAAAAGATATATTATAA
- the sufB gene encoding Fe-S cluster assembly protein SufB, producing MQNYIDIPEDIKYAVMLKGLDENVVKRISLENNEPEWMLNHRLDSLKKFQQIHMPNFGPDISDLNFDEIMFFAKPEALEKYATDWEDVSPEIKEKFERLGIPEAERQYLAGAGGQYDSSMVYHKMKEKWEKKGIIFEDMNEALHHHEELVKKYFMNLIPNTDHKFAALHGAVWSGGTFIYVPEGVKLDEPLQAYFRMNTMGGGQFEHTLIIVEDNAQCNYIEGCSAPKFNSRALHAGCVEIYVGNNSTMRYSSVENWSIDTYNLNTKRATVGENSFMEWVGGNLGSGKTMLYPMSILKGDNSKAEHLSAVFASQGQTHDTGSKVLHIGKNTSSQITSKSVCKDGGQANYRGIVKILPSAENAVNQTECDTILVDGESGSDTIPVIEASNADSTVAHEASSGKIDETVLFYLTSRGVPEDKAAGMVVNGFVSPIVKKLPLEYAGELNKLIDMEMEGSVG from the coding sequence ATGCAAAATTATATAGATATACCAGAGGACATAAAGTATGCGGTGATGCTTAAATGACTTGATGAAAACGTGGTTAAAAGAATTTCTCTGGAAAACAATGAACCAGAATGGATGCTTAATCATAGACTGGATAGCTTGAAAAAATTTCAGCAAATTCATATGCCAAATTTTGGTCCGGATATATCCGATCTAAATTTCGATGAAATAATGTTTTTTGCAAAACCTGAAGCTTTAGAAAAATATGCTACAGACTGGGAGGATGTATCTCCAGAAATAAAAGAAAAATTTGAAAGACTTTGAATACCAGAGGCGGAAAGACAGTATTTAGCTGGAGCTTGAGGTCAGTATGATAGTAGTATGGTGTATCATAAGATGAAAGAAAAATGGGAAAAGAAATGAATAATTTTTGAAGATATGAATGAAGCATTACATCATCATGAAGAGCTGGTTAAAAAGTATTTTATGAATTTAATACCAAATACTGATCATAAATTTGCAGCTTTGCATTGAGCAGTTTGGAGTTGATGAACTTTTATTTATGTACCAGAGTGAGTAAAGCTTGATGAGCCTTTACAGGCTTATTTTAGAATGAATACAATGTGATGATGACAGTTTGAGCATACTTTAATTATCGTGGAAGATAATGCTCAGTGTAATTATATAGAATGATGTTCGGCACCAAAGTTTAATTCAAGAGCTTTACATGCTTGATGTGTAGAAATATATGTTTGAAATAATTCTACTATGAGATATTCATCTGTAGAAAATTGGTCTATTGATACATACAACTTGAATACCAAAAGAGCTACAGTATGAGAAAATTCTTTCATGGAATGGGTTTGATGAAATCTTTGAAGTTGAAAAACTATGCTTTACCCTATGAGTATTCTAAAAGGTGATAACTCAAAAGCAGAACACCTTTCTGCAGTTTTTGCAAGTCAATGACAAACTCATGATACAGGCTCAAAAGTTTTGCATATATGAAAAAATACATCTTCTCAAATTACAAGTAAATCTGTATGCAAAGATTGAGGACAGGCTAATTATAGATGAATTGTAAAAATCTTACCTTCTGCAGAAAATGCAGTAAACCAAACTGAATGTGATACAATACTGGTTGATTGAGAATCCTGATCAGATACTATACCTGTAATAGAAGCATCAAATGCTGATAGTACTGTTGCTCATGAAGCTAGTTCTGGAAAAATAGATGAAACAGTACTTTTTTATCTAACTTCTAGATGAGTTCCCGAAGATAAGGCAGCAGGTATGGTTGTAAATTGATTTGTAAGTCCTATAGTAAAAAAGCTTCCATTGGAATATGCTTGAGAATTGAATAAACTAATAGATATGGAAATGGAGGGAAGTGTTTGATAA
- the sufC gene encoding Fe-S cluster assembly ATPase SufC, producing MLKIKNLNAQVEGNNILKNVSIDFEKGKNYAVLGKNGSGKSSLAFCVMGHPHFEITNGEISVDGESLLDMSPEERSQKGIFLAFQNIPEIPGVKLFEFLKLMYNSRFEKKDQLSFMKFKKMLLPLSEELGIDKDMLFRDINVGFSGGEKRKVEMLQLKLLEPRYIMLDEVDSGLDINSLRQLGDMVRSIDSKENSFIIVSHYFDIFEYIDIENVIIMKDGTVSKKGDKSLIDSVKKDGF from the coding sequence ATGCTTAAAATCAAAAATTTGAATGCTCAAGTTGAATGAAATAATATACTAAAAAATGTTTCAATAGATTTTGAAAAATGAAAAAATTATGCTGTGCTTGGTAAAAATTGAAGTTGAAAATCTAGTTTAGCTTTTTGTGTAATGTGACATCCTCATTTTGAAATAACGAACTGAGAAATAAGTGTAGATTGAGAAAGTTTACTGGATATGTCTCCAGAAGAAAGGTCTCAAAAATGAATTTTTCTTGCATTTCAAAATATTCCAGAAATCCCTTGAGTTAAATTATTTGAGTTCTTAAAATTAATGTATAATAGTAGGTTTGAAAAAAAAGATCAATTATCTTTTATGAAATTTAAGAAAATGCTTTTACCATTATCAGAAGAACTTTGAATAGATAAAGATATGTTATTTAGAGATATTAATGTTTGATTTTCTGGTTGAGAGAAAAGAAAAGTAGAAATGTTGCAATTAAAACTTTTGGAGCCAAGATATATTATGTTAGATGAAGTAGATAGTTGACTTGATATAAATTCTTTGAGGCAGCTTTGAGATATGGTTAGATCAATTGATAGTAAAGAAAACTCATTTATCATAGTTTCACATTATTTTGATATATTTGAATATATAGATATAGAAAATGTTATTATAATGAAAGATGGAACAGTATCAAAAAAGTGAGATAAAAGTTTAATTGATTCTGTCAAAAAAGATTGATTTTAA
- the rnhA gene encoding ribonuclease HI: MIKIYTDGSCLGNPGNGGYAAILFYKDNSKTIKGAERNTTNNRMELKAVIEGLKAIKNKKIDLEIYTDSKYVHDGVKQYLKVWKNNGWKLSNKKEVKNRDLWEELDLLIYDFKQIKFNWVKGHSDNTLNELVDKIARSEASKL; the protein is encoded by the coding sequence ATGATAAAAATTTATACAGATTGAAGTTGTTTGTGAAACCCTGGAAATGGTGGGTATGCAGCAATTTTATTTTACAAAGATAATAGTAAAACTATAAAATGAGCTGAGAGAAATACCACCAATAATAGAATGGAGCTTAAAGCTGTTATTGAGTGATTAAAAGCAATAAAAAATAAAAAAATTGATCTTGAAATTTATACGGATAGTAAGTATGTTCATGATTGAGTTAAACAGTATTTAAAGGTTTGGAAAAATAATGGTTGGAAGCTATCTAACAAAAAAGAGGTAAAAAATAGAGATCTTTGGGAAGAATTAGATTTATTAATTTATGATTTTAAACAAATAAAGTTTAATTGGGTAAAGTGACATAGTGATAATACACTCAATGAATTGGTAGATAAGATAGCAAGATCTGAGGCCTCAAAATTGTAA
- a CDS encoding PrsW family glutamic-type intramembrane protease has translation MKLIKTDIIAFSILSGIGFAFFENIVYLISSIKGEDFLVAITGGISLLIARGLIGFLMHIIFTGSIGTIQSFYNNKKNMLIFLSLGVFTGVSLHYTYDILLSKGFGFVIIIFLILGYFYSTFLFYKSDRLYI, from the coding sequence ATGAAATTGATTAAAACAGACATTATAGCATTTAGTATTCTTAGCGGTATTTGATTCGCATTTTTTGAGAATATAGTTTATTTAATATCAAGTATTAAGTGAGAAGATTTTTTAGTAGCAATAACGGGATGAATAAGCTTATTAATAGCAAGATGATTAATATGATTTCTTATGCACATAATATTTACCTGAAGCATATGAACAATACAAAGCTTTTACAATAACAAAAAAAATATGTTAATATTTTTAAGTTTATGAGTATTCACATGAGTATCTTTACATTATACATATGACATCCTCTTAAGTAAATGATTTTGATTTGTAATAATAATTTTTTTGATTTTATGATATTTTTACTCTACATTTTTATTTTATAAGTCAGATAGATTATATATATAA